The Candidatus Omnitrophota bacterium genome has a segment encoding these proteins:
- the lspA gene encoding signal peptidase II yields the protein MSYVFWTASCVFIADRITKIVIYNTLSGSGPVAVIPGIFHLTLVLNKGVAFGLFRDQQAFFIVFSVIAALSLTAYALIRRAGDPLFALSLGLVLGGALGNLADRLRFGCVIDFLDFRIWPVFNVADSCITVGAVILALRLLKHKT from the coding sequence GTGTCATACGTCTTTTGGACAGCATCGTGTGTATTCATCGCAGACCGGATCACGAAGATAGTCATATATAATACCCTTTCCGGTTCCGGACCGGTCGCGGTGATCCCCGGCATATTTCACCTTACGCTGGTGCTGAACAAAGGCGTCGCCTTCGGGCTCTTCAGGGACCAGCAGGCCTTCTTTATAGTTTTTTCTGTGATCGCCGCTTTATCTTTAACGGCGTATGCCCTCATCCGCAGGGCGGGCGATCCGTTATTCGCCCTGTCATTGGGCCTGGTGCTCGGCGGCGCGCTCGGCAATCTCGCAGACAGGTTAAGGTTCGGGTGCGTTATAGATTTTCTCGATTTCCGTATCTGGCCCGTCTTTAACGTGGCCGACTCCTGCATAACGGTCGGCGCCGTCATCCTGGCGTTACGGTTGTTGAAACATAAAACCTGA
- a CDS encoding TraR/DksA C4-type zinc finger protein, which translates to MKKIIRAKKTKKAAAGKKMDKKGLKAYKELLLKEREKISGQLSHLTEDTLNKSQRDASGDLSGYSYHMADMASDDYEREFSLGRASDEQKVLFFIDEALKRVEEGTYGMCLQCGKNIAKKRLTALPYTELCIVCQEAKEVK; encoded by the coding sequence ATGAAAAAGATCATACGGGCGAAGAAGACGAAGAAGGCCGCCGCAGGTAAGAAGATGGACAAAAAAGGGCTCAAGGCGTACAAGGAGCTCCTCCTCAAAGAGCGGGAGAAGATCTCCGGGCAGCTTTCTCATCTCACGGAAGATACTCTCAACAAATCCCAGCGCGACGCATCGGGTGACCTCTCCGGATATTCTTATCATATGGCCGATATGGCGAGCGACGATTACGAAAGGGAGTTTTCTCTCGGCAGGGCCAGTGATGAACAGAAGGTCTTATTCTTCATAGATGAAGCGCTGAAGCGGGTGGAGGAGGGCACGTACGGCATGTGCCTCCAGTGCGGAAAGAATATAGCGAAGAAGCGTCTCACCGCGTTGCCGTATACGGAACTCTGTATCGTATGCCAGGAAGCCAAAGAGGTCAAATGA
- the ileS gene encoding isoleucine--tRNA ligase — MEYKDTLNLPKTGFPMKADLPRREPDILKRWSETGLYESIRKKRKGKDKFVLHDGPPYANGTIHMGHALNKILKDIVIKYKTMRGFDSPYIPGWDCHGLPVEHQLFKELKLTKYDIDQVKFRKLAYDYAMKYVAIQREDFKRLGILGEWAKPYLTLSKDYEAAIVRSFGLLVGKKYIYKDLKPVNWCSTCETALAEAEVEYENKTSPSIYVKFKVANGQLPTPDSQLPTSFVIWTTTPWTLLANVAIAVHPESEYVYVKSSGLGARSSEEIYIVARSLVETVMEKFGIKGFKILKTVKGKDLEGTEADHPFIARRSKVVSAGYVSMEDGTGCVHTAPGHGQEDYLTGKKYGLPTIMPVDTKGKFDKTAGEFSGMEVYKANKPIIEKLRSLGALLHEEEVTHSYPHCWRCKRPIIFRATDQYFLRIDHDHLRLRMLEKIGSNIRWIPEAGASRISAMVENRPDWCLSRQRYWGVPIIAFYCKNCKEVLLDAEVIAHVAGLVEKEGADVWFTRKEEELLPEGVVCPKCGSKGFVKETDIIDVWFDSGVSHQAVLKGNKGLDYPCELYLEGSDQHRGWFQSALITAMAIDGGAPYRGVLTHGFVVDGDGKKMSKSLGNVIAPQDVMKKYGADILRLWVASSDYSEDVRLSEEILKRLSEAYRKIRNTYRYLLSNLYDFDPAKDAVAYGDMTEIDRWILSRFASLIKETASGYETYAFHKVYRDVYNFCVYEVSSVYLDILKDRMYTFSAASRERRSGQTAMFALLTGLLKITAPLLAFTADEAWGYLHGGPSGDPIHTQDWPDEREYGRWADTALDEKWSRLIEVRESVLKKIEEKRQEGVIGSSLAASVTVISGDDKYKRVLKDNRDILRYLFIVSQVEVEEPSGTSGIGAEGTPSVIVRVEKARGEKCQRCWNYSERVGSDKDHPTLCERCVGVVKKGDK, encoded by the coding sequence ATGGAATATAAAGATACATTAAATCTGCCGAAGACGGGATTTCCCATGAAGGCGGACCTGCCGCGCCGCGAACCGGATATCCTTAAACGGTGGAGCGAGACGGGCCTTTACGAAAGTATCCGTAAAAAACGTAAGGGGAAGGATAAGTTCGTGCTCCATGACGGCCCGCCGTACGCGAACGGCACCATACATATGGGCCACGCCCTCAACAAGATCCTTAAAGACATCGTCATAAAATACAAGACGATGCGCGGTTTCGATTCCCCGTATATACCGGGATGGGACTGCCACGGCCTGCCGGTCGAGCATCAGCTCTTCAAGGAGCTGAAGTTGACCAAATACGACATAGACCAGGTAAAGTTCAGGAAATTGGCATACGACTATGCGATGAAGTACGTAGCGATCCAGAGGGAGGACTTCAAGCGGCTCGGCATACTGGGCGAATGGGCGAAGCCGTATCTTACGCTTTCGAAGGATTATGAGGCGGCCATAGTGAGGTCGTTCGGCCTCCTGGTCGGGAAGAAGTATATATACAAAGACCTGAAACCTGTTAATTGGTGCTCGACGTGCGAGACAGCCCTCGCGGAGGCCGAGGTCGAATACGAGAATAAGACGTCGCCTTCGATCTACGTAAAATTCAAAGTCGCTAACGGTCAACTCCCAACTCCCGACTCCCAACTCCCGACTTCTTTCGTCATATGGACTACGACCCCGTGGACGCTACTCGCCAATGTCGCGATAGCGGTGCACCCGGAGAGCGAGTATGTGTATGTTAAAAGTTCGGGGCTTGGAGCCAGGAGCTCGGAGGAAATATATATAGTTGCCAGAAGCCTTGTTGAGACGGTGATGGAGAAGTTCGGGATAAAAGGTTTCAAGATACTTAAGACCGTGAAAGGGAAAGATCTTGAGGGGACGGAGGCGGACCATCCTTTTATCGCCAGAAGGTCTAAAGTGGTGTCGGCCGGCTACGTATCGATGGAGGACGGCACCGGTTGCGTGCATACCGCGCCCGGCCACGGCCAGGAGGATTACCTGACCGGCAAGAAGTACGGTCTTCCGACTATAATGCCGGTGGATACAAAGGGGAAGTTCGACAAGACGGCCGGCGAATTCAGCGGCATGGAGGTCTATAAGGCCAATAAACCAATTATCGAAAAGCTGAGATCACTGGGCGCCCTCCTCCATGAGGAGGAGGTTACGCATTCTTATCCGCACTGCTGGAGGTGCAAGAGGCCTATCATATTCAGGGCCACCGACCAGTACTTTTTGAGGATAGATCATGATCATTTGCGGCTTAGGATGCTCGAGAAGATCGGTTCGAATATACGATGGATACCGGAAGCCGGAGCATCGAGGATATCGGCTATGGTGGAGAACCGTCCTGACTGGTGCCTGTCACGGCAGAGGTATTGGGGCGTTCCCATAATAGCGTTCTATTGTAAAAATTGTAAGGAGGTCCTCCTTGACGCGGAAGTCATCGCGCACGTCGCCGGCCTGGTAGAGAAAGAGGGCGCCGATGTATGGTTCACCAGGAAGGAAGAGGAGCTTTTGCCTGAAGGTGTCGTCTGCCCGAAGTGCGGATCGAAAGGGTTCGTTAAAGAGACCGATATAATAGACGTCTGGTTCGATTCCGGGGTCAGCCACCAGGCGGTGCTGAAGGGCAATAAAGGGCTCGACTATCCGTGCGAGCTATATCTCGAAGGGTCCGACCAGCACAGGGGTTGGTTCCAATCAGCCCTCATAACGGCCATGGCTATCGACGGAGGAGCGCCGTACAGGGGCGTCCTGACGCACGGTTTTGTCGTCGACGGCGACGGGAAGAAGATGTCGAAATCGCTGGGGAACGTCATAGCCCCGCAGGACGTCATGAAGAAGTACGGGGCGGATATACTGCGGCTATGGGTCGCCTCAAGCGACTATTCCGAAGATGTGCGGCTATCCGAAGAGATACTGAAACGCCTTTCGGAGGCGTACAGGAAGATACGCAACACGTACAGGTATCTCCTGAGCAACCTGTACGATTTTGATCCGGCGAAGGACGCCGTCGCATACGGCGATATGACCGAGATAGACAGGTGGATACTGTCGAGATTCGCTTCGCTAATAAAAGAGACGGCCTCCGGCTATGAGACATACGCCTTCCACAAGGTATACCGCGACGTGTACAATTTTTGCGTATATGAAGTATCATCGGTTTATCTTGACATATTGAAAGATAGGATGTATACATTTAGTGCCGCGTCGCGGGAACGCCGTTCGGGACAGACGGCCATGTTCGCGCTCCTGACGGGTCTTTTGAAGATCACCGCGCCGCTCCTTGCGTTTACGGCGGACGAGGCATGGGGTTATCTACACGGCGGCCCTTCGGGGGATCCTATCCACACCCAGGATTGGCCGGATGAAAGAGAGTACGGCCGATGGGCGGATACCGCACTGGATGAAAAATGGTCCCGGCTGATAGAGGTCAGGGAATCGGTCCTTAAGAAGATCGAGGAGAAACGCCAGGAGGGCGTCATAGGGTCGAGCCTCGCGGCATCCGTTACCGTGATCTCCGGGGACGATAAGTATAAGAGGGTCTTGAAAGATAACAGGGATATCCTCCGTTATCTTTTTATAGTGTCGCAGGTCGAGGTGGAGGAGCCGTCCGGCACCTCCGGCATAGGCGCTGAAGGTACGCCATCCGTCATCGTCCGCGTGGAAAAGGCGCGGGGAGAAAAATGCCAGAGATGCTGGAATTACAGTGAACGGGTCGGCTCAGACAAAGACCATCCGACCTTATGCGAAAGATGTGTAGGCGTGGTGAAAAAAGGAGATAAATAG